Proteins co-encoded in one Flavobacteriaceae bacterium MAR_2009_75 genomic window:
- a CDS encoding iron complex outermembrane receptor protein: protein MLLVCNATFAQISVKGKVTDNDGAPILGATLSYSDKNSGTKGGTITEENGNFSWALASTGNYQITVSYIGMKSLSFQKSFNQLKDYDLGTLKLQENVEQLQSVEVIGRARNDYNSDYSFSATKVAIKNKELPQAISTVTKELIADRQAFKLADAVKVVSGVTPSSVYNQYNIRGISQNEEGQIINGLRTRQFYFLQPLTTNIEKVEVIKGPASASFASVDPGGSINLVTKKPLKEDRKEVSFAVGSFSTIRGALDFTGPLNEDKTLLYRFNAAYEEAGSYRDLIQNKSILISPSFSYLPNDKTAINVEMIYNDMNGFLDRGQPIFGAIDGVTSLTSTPISLNLGAPNDYFNSKEFMLTGSLSHKFTDAISFNTAYMKQTWKEDLEEHRSVSAFGVDIDGNEIPSLAAMRFVQRKQNWMIDNLNAYFNFDFKTGSLSHKFLVGYDLHYWKKQVGGGQNSARGYLLNDGSVTNSFDATNAAAYQTTTYNGLTIPLPNVPHFNLENPDYAIRISEDYTFNSLFAIPPALTTSNAVYVQEQLKWKKISLILGLRSEWFEDITNYDTNNELTFTNSKVIPRIGLTYELNDAVNVYATYLEGFQPQSNTVTLLPSTGQFFWSDDSASQFDPLLSDLTEFGVKADLFKKHIKLNMAVYEINQKNILMSANDPANPDLLTQRGADRSRGFEMDIAGYLLPNWQINASYSYIDAEIISDANDALIGLRKENTPKHSGNIWTRYNFKQGTTLRDWGIGFGVQSQGSKIPWFTRAFEVPGFTIFDAAVYYTPTASNLQIALNAGNLFDKTYWLGAQTYLRLFPGAPRNFTLSATYKF, encoded by the coding sequence ATGCTATTGGTATGCAATGCAACATTTGCCCAAATTTCAGTAAAAGGTAAAGTTACGGATAACGACGGCGCCCCAATTTTGGGCGCAACCCTCTCCTATTCCGATAAAAATTCTGGCACAAAAGGAGGTACGATTACAGAGGAAAACGGAAATTTCAGTTGGGCTCTTGCATCTACAGGAAACTACCAGATTACCGTAAGTTATATCGGTATGAAATCGCTCAGTTTTCAAAAATCGTTCAATCAATTGAAAGATTATGATTTGGGTACTTTAAAACTTCAAGAAAATGTAGAGCAACTACAGTCTGTTGAAGTAATCGGCAGGGCGAGAAACGATTACAATAGCGATTATTCTTTTTCGGCGACCAAAGTAGCGATCAAGAACAAAGAACTACCGCAAGCGATTTCTACGGTTACCAAAGAACTTATTGCCGATCGGCAGGCATTTAAACTAGCGGATGCGGTAAAAGTGGTGAGCGGTGTTACTCCTTCCAGCGTGTATAACCAATACAATATTCGGGGCATTAGCCAAAACGAAGAAGGGCAAATCATTAATGGATTACGTACCAGGCAGTTCTATTTTCTTCAACCGTTAACCACCAATATTGAAAAAGTAGAGGTAATAAAAGGGCCTGCCAGTGCTAGTTTTGCAAGTGTCGACCCAGGCGGAAGCATCAACTTGGTTACCAAAAAACCATTAAAGGAAGACCGCAAAGAGGTTTCCTTTGCCGTTGGCAGTTTTAGTACTATTCGCGGGGCATTAGATTTCACAGGCCCCTTGAACGAAGATAAAACGTTGCTGTATCGTTTTAATGCAGCATATGAAGAGGCGGGTTCGTATCGCGATCTGATCCAAAATAAATCTATTCTAATTTCTCCTTCTTTCAGCTATTTGCCCAATGACAAAACGGCCATAAATGTTGAAATGATCTATAACGATATGAATGGTTTTCTAGACCGTGGCCAACCCATTTTCGGGGCAATAGACGGGGTCACCTCTTTGACCAGTACACCTATTAGCCTCAATCTTGGTGCACCGAACGATTATTTCAATTCAAAAGAATTTATGCTGACCGGAAGTTTATCTCACAAGTTTACAGATGCCATCAGTTTCAATACGGCATACATGAAACAAACGTGGAAAGAAGATTTGGAAGAACACCGGTCCGTTTCGGCATTTGGGGTAGATATCGATGGAAACGAAATTCCCAGTCTGGCGGCTATGCGCTTCGTACAACGTAAGCAAAATTGGATGATAGACAACCTAAATGCTTATTTCAATTTTGATTTTAAAACAGGCAGTTTATCCCATAAATTCTTGGTGGGCTACGATTTACACTATTGGAAAAAACAAGTTGGCGGCGGTCAAAACTCCGCAAGAGGTTATTTGTTGAACGACGGAAGCGTTACCAATTCTTTTGATGCGACCAACGCGGCAGCCTATCAGACTACTACATATAACGGACTTACCATTCCTTTACCCAACGTGCCGCATTTTAATTTGGAAAATCCGGATTATGCCATTCGAATTTCCGAAGATTACACGTTTAATTCTTTGTTCGCCATTCCACCCGCATTGACCACCAGTAATGCCGTGTACGTTCAAGAGCAACTAAAATGGAAAAAAATCAGCCTGATTTTGGGCTTGCGCAGCGAGTGGTTTGAAGACATCACGAATTATGATACGAACAATGAATTGACATTTACCAATTCTAAAGTGATACCAAGAATTGGTTTGACTTATGAGTTAAATGATGCCGTAAACGTTTACGCAACTTATTTGGAAGGGTTTCAACCACAATCGAACACGGTTACCTTATTACCGAGTACAGGGCAATTTTTTTGGTCCGACGATTCTGCCTCACAGTTTGACCCACTTCTTTCTGACCTAACGGAATTTGGTGTAAAGGCCGACTTGTTCAAAAAGCACATCAAGCTGAATATGGCGGTTTATGAAATCAACCAGAAGAATATTTTGATGAGCGCGAACGATCCTGCAAACCCTGATTTACTTACGCAGCGCGGCGCTGACCGTTCTCGTGGCTTTGAGATGGATATTGCCGGCTATTTGCTTCCCAATTGGCAAATAAACGCCTCTTACAGTTATATCGATGCAGAGATAATCAGTGATGCCAATGATGCATTGATAGGTCTACGTAAAGAGAATACCCCCAAACATAGTGGTAATATTTGGACACGCTACAACTTTAAACAAGGCACTACTTTAAGAGATTGGGGCATCGGCTTTGGCGTGCAGTCCCAAGGCAGTAAAATACCATGGTTCACTAGGGCTTTTGAGGTGCCTGGCTTCACCATTTTTGATGCAGCGGTTTATTACACTCCCACTGCCAGTAACCTTCAAATCGCTTTGAACGCAGGCAACCTTTTTGATAAAACCTATTGGCTAGGGGCGCAGACCTATTTGCGTTTGTTTCCTGGGGCACCTAGAAACTTTACCCTCTCGGCCACCTATAAATTTTAA